The Spiroplasma clarkii genome has a window encoding:
- a CDS encoding PTS sugar transporter subunit IIA translates to MIDSKIFNESSIILGTTLKTKAEVFEKLASYFYKNNYCDDTEMMIQEFWNREAEGSTAFINGIGIPHAKAEKINYPGICILKNNTGIEWDSLDGEDTSLFIALAIPEKGSSSIHLKMLSSVARKLADAEFKNNLLAAKSKKQIYELISSVEIV, encoded by the coding sequence ATGATAGATTCAAAAATATTTAATGAAAGTAGTATTATTTTGGGCACTACATTAAAAACCAAGGCAGAAGTTTTTGAAAAATTAGCCAGCTATTTTTACAAAAATAATTATTGTGATGATACTGAAATGATGATTCAGGAATTTTGAAATAGAGAAGCAGAAGGTTCTACTGCCTTTATTAATGGAATTGGAATTCCCCATGCTAAAGCAGAAAAAATAAATTACCCAGGAATTTGTATTTTAAAAAATAATACAGGTATTGAATGGGACTCACTAGATGGTGAAGATACTTCATTGTTCATTGCTTTAGCAATACCTGAAAAAGGTTCAAGTTCAATTCATTTAAAGATGCTAAGTAGTGTGGCTCGTAAATTAGCGGATGCTGAATTTAAAAATAATTTACTAGCAGCAAAAAGCAAGAAACAAATTTATGAATTAATTTCAAGTGTTGAAATTGTTTAA
- a CDS encoding lipoprotein translates to MKKLLSIIGVVGLVASSGSTVLACGAKPVNEGEGSGLQDLIAKFNAKIAQVITEHFSDRTEKFNIEAKDGSNHPFSRTKLMANGINKDAEESNYPEIDEEQLGAISQNLSTILETNDLAASINDISSKSNEFDILTNNGPIVSKIEFDKSSIKINYTRSITESEDNPVSLFLADLNASLKISYKYNGINSELVSKEFTPNLTLLISDSDNIIDQINEIYTEIQESYNKDEELTWWKHSTLYEPVVEKYKMFEMYSDVTRIWRLQAHYQENTRFNEALNSILVNLDGTFKDSTFSLDEVEVLSETLNSKVSTGESVIETYETETGGTHPLHKPLFSELLIDGQSHNFVDPDESRQVNDSIFNLLNVEAKDQINSYHENLKDYYAEKPNFDVQDEEMKSLLDRDNFMNGSVALQNIKLNVTENYSVKLNTINMEWVLAVSGETWNNEPINESHIGEAMYWNTEWGIQRFQFIWGLQERKGSVIQ, encoded by the coding sequence ATGAAAAAATTATTAAGTATTATTGGTGTAGTTGGACTAGTTGCAAGTTCTGGCTCTACAGTACTTGCATGTGGTGCTAAACCAGTAAATGAAGGTGAGGGCTCAGGTTTACAAGATTTAATTGCAAAATTTAATGCAAAAATTGCTCAAGTAATAACAGAACATTTTTCAGACCGTACTGAAAAGTTCAATATTGAGGCAAAAGATGGGTCCAATCATCCTTTTTCAAGAACCAAGTTAATGGCAAATGGAATTAATAAAGATGCAGAGGAATCAAACTACCCAGAAATTGATGAAGAACAGCTTGGGGCAATTTCACAAAATTTAAGCACAATTTTAGAAACTAATGATTTAGCAGCTTCTATAAATGATATTTCAAGCAAGTCAAATGAATTTGATATTTTGACAAACAATGGACCAATAGTTTCAAAGATTGAGTTTGATAAAAGTTCAATCAAAATAAATTACACTAGAAGCATTACAGAAAGTGAAGACAACCCTGTAAGTTTATTTTTAGCAGACTTAAATGCAAGCTTAAAAATTTCATATAAATATAATGGAATAAACAGTGAACTGGTGTCTAAAGAATTTACACCAAATTTAACCTTATTAATTTCAGATTCTGATAATATCATTGATCAAATTAATGAAATATACACAGAAATCCAAGAAAGTTATAACAAAGATGAAGAATTAACTTGATGAAAACATAGTACTCTTTATGAACCTGTTGTTGAGAAATATAAAATGTTTGAAATGTATAGTGACGTCACTAGAATTTGAAGACTGCAAGCACATTACCAAGAAAACACTAGGTTTAATGAAGCCTTAAACTCAATCTTAGTAAATCTAGATGGAACATTTAAGGATTCAACATTTTCATTAGATGAAGTTGAGGTTTTAAGTGAAACTCTTAATTCAAAAGTGAGCACCGGAGAAAGTGTTATTGAAACTTATGAAACTGAAACTGGTGGAACCCATCCACTCCACAAACCACTATTTTCAGAGCTATTAATTGATGGGCAAAGTCACAATTTTGTTGATCCTGATGAATCAAGACAAGTTAATGACAGTATTTTTAATTTATTAAATGTAGAAGCAAAAGACCAAATTAATAGTTATCACGAAAACCTTAAAGATTATTATGCTGAGAAACCAAATTTTGATGTGCAAGATGAAGAAATGAAAAGTTTATTAGACAGAGATAACTTCATGAATGGAAGTGTAGCACTACAAAATATTAAACTTAATGTAACTGAAAATTATTCAGTTAAGTTAAATACTATCAACATGGAATGAGTTTTAGCAGTATCTGGGGAGACATGAAATAATGAACCAATTAATGAGTCTCACATTGGAGAAGCAATGTATTGAAATACAGAGTGGGGAATTCAAAGATTTCAATTTATCTGAGGTCTTCAAGAAAGAAAGGGTTCAGTTATTCAATAA
- a CDS encoding PTS fructose transporter subunit IIABC: MDNIKVYLDVDITTKEDLFDFIGKKAVELKLLTDANAVVEGFKAREAEGSTAFEDGFAIPHTKLKNLIEPQIIVVRSNSQIEWESMDGKPTTMAIALLIPDNSAAKHLEILSAIAVKLTKTKFKEDLQKAKTEQSVIKLLDLVDANKEEKKVTKEKTKSLSIVAVTACVVGVAHTYMAEEKLLSELTNAGYQIRVETQGSKGVGTELTAAEIKNADLVILATDTNVDKSRFVGKRVYQTHVARAIKEPLKVVADAQAQAVVMKADQDFTTETKKDRQGVIKHILAGISYMIPIIIAGGVLIAASLGIAKAIWGAGASTTGVNNEYPHNPLWAMEQIGGAAFTLMIPILAAFIANSIGGRAAIAPALVGGFIGNDASKFVPMFGMNTVTTPMGFIGAIIAGLLVGYFTLWVNSWRVPKSLRAAMPIFFIPIVGSIAICVLFMYVLGGPIGFVMDKLSAAIEKGYTSDQFGIGLGLGLGILLGAMAGFDMGGPVNKIAFVTSSALVVQKIYYPMGAMAAAIPVAPLGMGLSAVLFKRFFTREEKAAGISALIMGMIGISEGAIPFAIRDPKRAIACNVLGSAIAGAIAGALKVENYAAHGGPIVAILGAVPYGVQTFYFFLAILIGTTVSVVVYGLWLVATLGKLGSVKEAYVNLCVNYKTDAKDKKYALAQQIKTLKNNIKASTDEKEAQGYQQQIESLKTQFDPINNTLKEQLLGAKKAYQEVVGAEKVGVKAKMGDFTKFIQEQKANKQSQLKAIQTEYQTNSTNADKYKKRALKETYNNEKEKALQGFANRITNYEIDMRKEYVNQFNKLI; this comes from the coding sequence ATGGATAACATAAAAGTATATTTAGATGTTGACATAACCACTAAAGAAGATCTTTTTGATTTTATTGGTAAAAAAGCTGTAGAGTTAAAATTATTAACAGATGCTAATGCAGTTGTTGAGGGATTTAAAGCCCGTGAAGCAGAAGGTTCTACAGCATTTGAAGATGGTTTTGCAATACCACACACTAAACTTAAAAATTTAATTGAGCCACAAATTATAGTTGTGCGCAGTAACTCACAAATTGAGTGAGAGTCAATGGATGGTAAACCAACAACAATGGCAATTGCTTTGTTAATACCAGACAATTCAGCAGCAAAACACTTAGAAATTCTTAGTGCAATTGCAGTTAAATTAACAAAAACTAAATTTAAAGAAGATTTACAAAAAGCAAAAACCGAACAAAGTGTAATTAAATTATTAGATCTAGTTGATGCTAATAAAGAAGAAAAAAAAGTAACCAAAGAAAAAACTAAGAGTCTTTCAATAGTTGCAGTAACAGCTTGTGTTGTTGGTGTTGCTCACACTTATATGGCCGAAGAAAAACTATTATCTGAATTGACAAATGCAGGTTATCAAATCAGAGTTGAAACACAAGGCTCAAAAGGAGTGGGCACTGAACTAACTGCTGCTGAAATTAAAAATGCTGATCTAGTAATTTTAGCAACAGATACAAATGTTGATAAAAGTAGATTTGTTGGGAAAAGAGTTTATCAAACTCATGTTGCCCGAGCAATTAAAGAACCGCTTAAAGTAGTGGCTGATGCTCAAGCACAAGCAGTCGTTATGAAAGCAGATCAAGATTTTACAACTGAAACTAAAAAAGATAGACAAGGTGTTATTAAACATATTCTTGCCGGAATAAGTTATATGATTCCAATCATTATTGCTGGGGGAGTTTTAATTGCAGCTTCACTGGGAATTGCTAAAGCAATTTGAGGTGCTGGTGCTTCAACTACTGGAGTAAATAATGAATACCCTCACAATCCATTATGAGCAATGGAACAAATTGGAGGGGCAGCCTTTACTTTAATGATTCCAATTTTAGCAGCATTTATTGCTAACTCAATTGGAGGACGTGCTGCAATTGCGCCAGCACTTGTTGGTGGATTTATTGGAAATGATGCTTCAAAATTTGTACCAATGTTTGGTATGAATACTGTTACAACTCCAATGGGATTCATTGGAGCAATCATTGCAGGACTATTGGTAGGGTACTTTACTTTATGAGTAAACTCATGAAGAGTTCCAAAATCATTAAGAGCTGCAATGCCAATTTTCTTTATACCAATTGTAGGAAGCATTGCAATTTGTGTATTATTTATGTATGTACTTGGAGGGCCAATTGGATTTGTTATGGACAAATTGTCTGCTGCAATCGAAAAAGGTTATACTTCAGATCAATTTGGAATAGGTCTTGGACTTGGTCTGGGAATTCTTTTAGGAGCAATGGCTGGTTTTGATATGGGTGGACCTGTAAACAAAATTGCCTTTGTAACTTCTAGTGCCCTAGTTGTACAAAAAATTTACTACCCAATGGGAGCAATGGCTGCAGCCATTCCAGTAGCTCCACTTGGAATGGGGTTAAGTGCTGTCTTATTTAAAAGATTCTTTACCCGTGAAGAAAAAGCTGCTGGAATCTCAGCACTAATTATGGGGATGATTGGTATCTCAGAGGGTGCCATTCCCTTTGCAATTCGTGATCCAAAACGTGCTATTGCATGTAATGTTTTAGGAAGTGCAATTGCTGGGGCAATTGCTGGAGCATTGAAAGTTGAAAACTATGCAGCTCATGGAGGACCCATTGTAGCAATCCTTGGAGCAGTACCATATGGAGTGCAAACTTTCTACTTCTTCTTGGCAATTTTAATTGGAACCACAGTTTCAGTTGTAGTTTATGGTCTATGACTTGTAGCTACTTTAGGAAAACTTGGATCAGTTAAAGAAGCTTATGTAAATTTATGTGTAAATTACAAAACAGATGCAAAGGATAAAAAATATGCCTTAGCTCAACAAATTAAAACTTTAAAAAACAATATTAAAGCATCAACTGATGAAAAAGAAGCTCAGGGGTATCAACAACAAATTGAATCTTTAAAAACACAGTTTGATCCTATTAACAATACTTTAAAAGAACAATTGCTAGGAGCTAAAAAAGCTTATCAAGAAGTTGTTGGTGCAGAAAAAGTTGGGGTTAAAGCAAAAATGGGTGACTTTACAAAATTCATTCAAGAACAAAAAGCAAACAAACAATCTCAACTAAAAGCAATTCAAACAGAGTATCAAACAAATTCTACAAATGCAGACAAATATAAAAAACGTGCTTTGAAAGAAACATATAATAATGAAAAAGAAAAAGCATTGCAAGGGTTTGCAAATAGAATTACTAACTATGAAATTGATATGCGTAAAGAATATGTAAATCAATTTAACAAGCTAATTTAA
- a CDS encoding GNAT family N-acetyltransferase: protein MSEINFLVDFGIDNPVYETAKQIRENVFIQEQNIAPEIELDDFDQSSFHIIGFDNDQKTICCARFLQINQQWQIGRVAVLQQFRNKGYAAQMLNYIETYLKEVFKIKFIHIHAQKPVQKFYEKLGYIAFGETDIDAGIEHIWMKKEIE from the coding sequence ATGAGTGAAATAAATTTTTTGGTTGATTTTGGTATTGATAACCCAGTGTATGAAACAGCTAAACAAATTAGAGAAAATGTCTTTATCCAAGAACAAAATATTGCACCAGAAATCGAATTAGATGATTTTGATCAAAGTTCATTTCATATTATTGGGTTTGATAATGATCAAAAAACAATTTGTTGTGCTAGATTTTTGCAAATTAACCAACAATGACAAATTGGCAGAGTGGCTGTTTTACAACAGTTTAGAAACAAAGGTTATGCTGCTCAAATGTTAAATTATATTGAAACTTATTTAAAAGAAGTTTTTAAAATTAAGTTTATTCATATTCATGCTCAAAAACCGGTTCAAAAATTTTATGAAAAACTTGGTTATATAGCCTTTGGTGAAACTGATATTGATGCAGGCATTGAGCATATTTGGATGAAAAAAGAAATAGAATAG
- a CDS encoding aldo/keto reductase: protein MKQRTLGKELQVSEIGLGCMGLSFSQPPFPTKEEAITFIREAYKKGVTFFDTAEIYGPFDNEEILGEAVKDFRDKVVIATKFGFKYEGREIKGLDSSPKTMREALEGSLKRLQTDYIDLYYQHRVDPKTPIEVVATEMKSVIASGKVKYWGLSEASPRTIRKAHQVCSLTALQSEYSMFWRDAEKEIIPTLEELQIGFVPFSPLGKGFLTGTVTPGHIFPEGDFRNTVPRFNNPEYLAENMKLVDYVKELAIKKSTTPVGVALGWILAQKPWFVRIPGTKKIEHLEKNLEAITVEFSPEELKEIQKHLDSIELLGNRYSEASEKQIDKS from the coding sequence ATGAAGCAAAGAACTTTAGGGAAAGAATTGCAAGTATCTGAAATTGGTTTAGGATGTATGGGACTTAGTTTTTCTCAACCACCATTTCCCACAAAAGAAGAAGCAATTACCTTTATTAGAGAAGCATACAAAAAGGGTGTTACCTTTTTTGACACTGCTGAAATTTATGGACCTTTTGATAATGAAGAAATTTTAGGAGAAGCTGTCAAAGATTTTAGAGATAAAGTAGTAATTGCTACAAAGTTTGGTTTTAAATATGAGGGAAGAGAAATTAAAGGATTAGATAGTTCTCCAAAAACAATGAGAGAAGCTCTTGAAGGTAGTTTAAAACGTTTGCAAACAGATTACATTGACCTATATTACCAACACCGAGTTGATCCAAAGACCCCAATTGAGGTTGTTGCTACAGAAATGAAAAGCGTGATTGCAAGTGGTAAAGTAAAATATTGAGGTCTTAGTGAAGCTTCACCAAGAACAATACGTAAAGCACACCAAGTATGTTCACTCACTGCATTGCAAAGTGAATACTCAATGTTTTGAAGAGATGCTGAAAAAGAAATAATTCCCACTCTTGAAGAACTTCAGATTGGTTTTGTTCCATTTAGTCCATTAGGAAAAGGGTTTTTAACTGGAACAGTTACTCCTGGACACATTTTCCCAGAAGGTGATTTTAGAAATACTGTCCCAAGGTTTAATAACCCAGAATATTTAGCAGAGAATATGAAGTTAGTAGATTATGTTAAGGAATTAGCAATAAAGAAAAGCACTACTCCTGTTGGAGTAGCACTGGGATGAATCTTGGCCCAAAAACCATGATTTGTGCGAATTCCGGGAACAAAAAAAATTGAACATCTTGAAAAAAATTTAGAAGCAATTACAGTTGAATTTAGTCCTGAAGAACTTAAAGAAATTCAAAAACATTTAGATTCTATTGAATTATTGGGTAACCGTTATAGTGAAGCTAGTGAAAAGCAAATAGATAAATCATAA
- a CDS encoding glycosyl hydrolase-related protein: MTKWKMHIVPHTHWDKEWYFTKQESDILLCEYLDEILRMMSNNEISKFTLDGQVSVIDDYLKYKSANLGLVKHFLETERLIIGPWYTQPDLFNSSSEAIVRNLIYGMNRCREFGAEPMMVAYVPDSFGHNNQMPQIYKSLGISDFIYWRGISKEMLDDKKLISFWKGIDGTKVLAYNMMYGYLSFGSNFNYNSVSENQVKLNAKNFLENTKEIINEIKEKSQGITKEILIPLGGDQAPPPANLVAFVNELNLKSKDDWLISNYEKFMRAIHSNSRNIETIEGELKKPYLSRIHRTIGSQRQYIKNLIKEAEMELFYNLEPLMVYNYFLTRRYQTIFYEKALRKILECQAHDSLGGCNSDQTNADIKNRISQALDITKTLQTKILKNICKSKVNYDEEFIIFNQELHDVVYNKKLKIFSKHKNINLKNSKDKEFKFTILSKKFHNEGSITVSGASGEKSIKANGFYEFDIFIYKLKLHGFEILRFEVVNEEVQILNSSDLDFKICCIKNKIEVANHFKIYFEAEKDCGDSYDFSPEQNEPKIISTLTSFEILKEKDCGSKIITCKIVYQIYKNSKVKKIVNQEFHLKFHVFDKKIVDLEVNTINPTSEIRWRILFEFMKNSNELISDQCYSVTAKEANHEINYWEKEGWKEAPVDIHSFESFIAKKDQFAIYNNGLNEFQRLDDSTVAITLYRSVSYLGRNNLLWRPGRASGTSEFSIKTPQAKLISTKFKFKFRIDLRKDINPAQNAKEFITSPLYYQKQNYNNLFKSFDRFLSKGDKIIYPNKKILTTTCKDFVIKAIVKSNQGNEVIVRGFNPLDKNIAVSFLLNGELINFDQCDLREKILHMNCSKVVVKPNEIVTFKIKEVQKW, from the coding sequence ATGACTAAATGAAAAATGCACATTGTGCCTCATACTCATTGGGACAAAGAATGATATTTCACAAAACAAGAAAGTGATATTTTGTTATGTGAATATTTAGATGAAATCTTGAGGATGATGTCTAACAATGAAATTTCAAAATTTACTCTTGATGGTCAAGTCTCAGTAATTGATGATTATTTAAAATATAAAAGTGCCAACCTAGGTTTGGTTAAACATTTTTTAGAAACTGAAAGATTAATAATTGGACCTTGATACACTCAACCTGATCTATTTAATTCAAGTTCAGAAGCCATTGTGCGAAATTTAATTTATGGAATGAACAGGTGTAGAGAATTTGGTGCAGAACCAATGATGGTAGCATATGTTCCAGATTCATTTGGGCACAATAACCAAATGCCCCAAATTTATAAAAGTTTAGGAATTTCTGATTTCATTTATTGAAGAGGAATATCAAAAGAAATGTTGGATGACAAAAAGCTCATTAGTTTTTGAAAAGGAATTGATGGGACAAAAGTATTAGCTTACAACATGATGTATGGTTACTTATCTTTTGGATCAAACTTCAATTATAATTCAGTGAGTGAAAATCAAGTAAAATTAAATGCAAAAAACTTTTTGGAAAACACTAAAGAAATTATTAATGAAATTAAGGAAAAAAGCCAAGGGATTACTAAAGAAATTTTAATTCCACTCGGTGGAGACCAAGCGCCTCCCCCAGCAAATTTAGTAGCATTTGTAAACGAATTAAATTTGAAATCAAAAGATGACTGACTGATTTCAAACTATGAAAAATTTATGAGAGCAATTCATTCAAACTCTCGCAATATTGAAACTATTGAAGGTGAGTTAAAAAAACCTTACCTTTCAAGAATTCATCGAACGATAGGTTCACAAAGACAATATATTAAAAATTTAATTAAAGAAGCAGAGATGGAACTGTTTTATAATTTAGAACCATTAATGGTTTACAATTATTTTTTGACAAGAAGGTATCAAACAATTTTTTATGAGAAGGCATTAAGAAAAATTCTTGAGTGCCAAGCTCATGACAGTCTTGGAGGTTGCAATAGTGACCAGACCAATGCAGATATTAAAAATAGAATTTCTCAAGCACTAGATATTACAAAAACTTTGCAAACAAAAATTCTTAAAAATATTTGTAAGTCAAAAGTAAATTATGATGAAGAATTTATTATCTTTAACCAAGAATTACATGATGTTGTTTATAACAAAAAACTAAAAATATTTTCAAAACATAAAAATATTAATTTGAAAAATTCAAAGGATAAGGAATTTAAATTCACAATTCTCAGTAAAAAATTTCACAATGAAGGTAGTATCACAGTATCAGGAGCAAGTGGAGAAAAATCAATTAAAGCAAATGGATTTTATGAGTTTGATATTTTTATCTATAAGTTAAAGCTTCATGGTTTTGAAATTTTAAGATTTGAAGTTGTAAATGAAGAGGTTCAAATTTTAAATTCAAGTGATCTAGATTTTAAGATTTGCTGTATCAAAAATAAAATTGAAGTGGCAAATCATTTTAAAATTTATTTTGAAGCAGAAAAAGATTGTGGTGACTCATATGATTTTTCTCCAGAACAAAATGAACCAAAAATAATTAGTACTCTTACTTCATTTGAAATTCTTAAAGAAAAAGATTGTGGTAGTAAAATAATTACTTGTAAAATTGTTTACCAAATTTATAAAAATAGTAAAGTTAAAAAAATAGTTAATCAAGAATTTCATTTAAAGTTCCATGTCTTTGATAAAAAAATAGTTGACTTGGAAGTCAACACAATTAATCCAACATCTGAAATTAGATGAAGGATTTTATTTGAGTTTATGAAAAACTCTAATGAATTAATTAGTGATCAATGTTATAGCGTCACCGCCAAAGAAGCAAATCATGAAATTAATTATTGAGAAAAAGAGGGTTGAAAAGAAGCACCAGTTGACATTCATTCATTTGAAAGTTTTATTGCAAAAAAAGATCAATTTGCAATCTACAATAATGGTTTAAATGAATTTCAAAGATTAGATGACTCTACTGTTGCCATAACTTTATATCGCAGTGTAAGTTATTTGGGGAGAAATAATTTACTGTGGAGACCTGGAAGAGCTAGTGGTACTAGTGAATTTAGTATTAAAACACCACAAGCAAAATTAATCAGCACTAAATTTAAGTTTAAATTTAGAATAGATTTAAGAAAAGATATTAATCCTGCACAAAATGCTAAAGAATTTATAACAAGTCCATTGTATTATCAAAAACAAAATTACAATAACTTGTTTAAAAGTTTTGATAGATTCTTATCTAAGGGTGACAAGATTATATATCCAAATAAAAAAATTTTAACAACAACTTGTAAAGATTTTGTAATTAAAGCAATTGTGAAATCAAATCAAGGTAATGAAGTAATTGTCAGGGGGTTTAATCCCCTTGACAAAAATATTGCAGTTAGTTTTTTACTTAATGGTGAATTAATTAATTTTGATCAATGTGATCTTAGAGAAAAGATTTTACACATGAATTGTAGCAAGGTTGTTGTTAAACCAAATGAAATTGTAACATTTAAAATTAAGGAGGTTCAGAAATGATAG
- a CDS encoding lipoprotein, whose amino-acid sequence MKKLLSFFGVAGIIANIGTSVLAYAPKASTSVMNQRLVD is encoded by the coding sequence ATGAAAAAACTATTAAGTTTTTTTGGTGTCGCGGGTATTATTGCAAACATTGGTACAAGTGTTTTAGCTTACGCGCCAAAAGCAAGCACCTCAGTTATGAACCAAAGATTAGTGGATTAA
- a CDS encoding fructose-specific PTS transporter subunit EIIC, whose amino-acid sequence MAKNEVKKIVAITACAAGVAHTYMAADSLKNKAIELGYDIHVETQGTIGIENEISIEQIAQADLVIIVSDIKIDTTRFNGKKVYVTSIKPAIKDPQNLIEEAIKYAEVLGGKGTKKGFVTFGKTKKAGILSHLMTGISWMLPLTIASGLLMAIANICAFQTEYVDNLGDYGENWVLWTRMFPNFLMQIGGLGFKLMIPIFAGFVAYSIADRPGLAPALIAGWIINDNSMLGVEVHVSEQSVIEPGAGFIGAIIVGILTGYLVKFLKSIHWPKFLQPIVPIMIIPIISTLAMACLVKFAIGGPIAWMVLGMFDGLNNIQNKFQGTGIVIAMVISIMIAFDLGGPLNKTALVFGTVIFYQTLAEALANGLGYWDANFVPGTASQAAISVPPLGMWLGTVLFKNKFTKNERIMGGAAFGTGIVGITEGAIPFAASDPIRVIFANVIGSVVAGVGVTLLNVKFAAGLGSPIGVFLGYIKGPWWPLSWIAPILLGIIVTALLVGVLKRKITGEEYELYLQERTAAREKRIIFAINFKLMFKKPGLVFKNLTKKQKVYWSKFWKNWVIYWKNSWQMVCQWGIGIYTFFATPIIVIKKACKKLTPEEKAAKLEKKAEYKQQIKADKEKTKAEKLNFKANYQETLHRLEEEIKQKK is encoded by the coding sequence ATGGCAAAAAATGAAGTTAAAAAAATAGTTGCCATTACAGCATGTGCAGCAGGTGTTGCACATACCTATATGGCAGCAGATAGCTTAAAAAACAAAGCTATTGAATTAGGTTATGACATTCATGTTGAAACCCAAGGAACTATAGGCATTGAAAATGAAATCTCGATTGAACAAATTGCTCAAGCAGATTTAGTTATTATTGTTTCAGATATTAAAATTGACACAACAAGATTTAATGGAAAAAAAGTATATGTTACAAGTATAAAACCAGCAATAAAAGATCCTCAAAATTTAATTGAAGAGGCTATAAAATATGCTGAAGTACTTGGAGGAAAAGGTACAAAAAAAGGTTTTGTAACTTTTGGTAAAACTAAAAAAGCAGGAATATTAAGTCATTTAATGACTGGAATAAGTTGAATGTTACCACTAACAATTGCAAGCGGACTATTAATGGCAATAGCAAATATTTGTGCTTTTCAAACTGAATATGTAGATAATTTAGGAGATTATGGAGAAAATTGAGTTCTTTGAACTAGAATGTTTCCAAATTTCTTAATGCAAATTGGGGGACTAGGATTTAAACTAATGATTCCAATCTTTGCAGGATTTGTAGCCTACTCAATTGCTGATCGTCCAGGATTGGCCCCAGCACTAATTGCTGGTTGAATTATCAATGACAACTCTATGTTGGGAGTTGAAGTTCATGTTTCAGAACAATCAGTTATTGAACCTGGAGCAGGATTTATTGGTGCAATTATTGTGGGTATCTTAACTGGATATTTAGTTAAGTTCTTAAAAAGTATTCACTGACCAAAATTCTTACAACCAATTGTACCAATTATGATCATTCCTATCATTTCAACTTTAGCAATGGCTTGTTTAGTAAAATTTGCAATTGGAGGACCGATTGCTTGAATGGTATTAGGAATGTTTGATGGTTTAAATAATATTCAAAATAAATTTCAAGGTACAGGTATTGTTATTGCAATGGTAATTTCAATTATGATTGCCTTTGACCTTGGAGGACCACTAAACAAAACTGCACTAGTTTTTGGAACAGTAATATTTTACCAAACCTTAGCAGAAGCATTAGCTAATGGACTTGGTTATTGAGATGCAAACTTTGTACCTGGAACAGCTTCACAAGCTGCAATTTCAGTCCCACCATTAGGAATGTGATTGGGTACCGTACTCTTTAAAAATAAATTTACAAAAAATGAAAGAATCATGGGTGGAGCTGCTTTTGGAACAGGAATTGTTGGTATCACTGAAGGTGCCATACCATTTGCAGCATCTGATCCAATTAGAGTAATCTTTGCCAATGTAATTGGGAGTGTTGTGGCCGGTGTTGGAGTTACTTTACTTAATGTAAAATTTGCAGCAGGACTTGGTTCACCAATTGGAGTATTTTTAGGATATATTAAAGGACCATGATGACCTCTATCTTGAATTGCACCAATTTTACTGGGAATAATTGTAACTGCTCTTTTAGTTGGAGTTTTAAAAAGAAAAATTACAGGAGAAGAGTATGAACTTTACTTACAAGAAAGAACAGCAGCTCGTGAAAAAAGAATAATTTTTGCTATAAACTTTAAACTTATGTTTAAAAAACCTGGTTTAGTTTTTAAAAACTTAACCAAAAAGCAAAAAGTATATTGAAGTAAGTTTTGAAAAAACTGAGTCATTTATTGAAAAAATTCATGACAAATGGTTTGTCAATGGGGTATTGGAATTTACACCTTCTTTGCCACCCCAATCATAGTAATTAAAAAAGCATGCAAAAAACTTACTCCTGAAGAAAAAGCTGCAAAACTTGAAAAGAAAGCAGAATATAAACAACAAATAAAAGCTGATAAAGAAAAAACTAAGGCTGAAAAATTAAACTTCAAAGCAAATTATCAAGAAACTTTGCACAGACTTGAAGAGGAAATTAAACAAAAAAAATAA